The DNA segment CGTTGGCGACGAAGTAGAGCGTCACCGCTCCGGTCACGGCGGCGATGACGGCCAGTTCGCCCCAGTCCGCCCGGGCTACGTCTCCGAAGGTCCAGAATACCATAGCCGCCAGCTGGACGTCATCGGCGAAGTACTGCAGGAACATCGTCCCGGCGGTAAAGAGCGACCCCAGAGCCACCCCGGCGAGGATCATCACCTCCGGCGAGCCGCGCCGCAGCCGGGCCACCAGGATCACCACCGCCGTGGCCACCATGCTCATGGCGAAGGCGGCCAGGGTGGTCATCCCCGGTCTGACCACCGTGACGGCGTCGGCGCCGGGGCTGTGCATCACCCCGGAGCCGATGACCATCACCGAGAAGGCGGCCCCGAAGGCCGCCGCCTGGGAGATCCCCAGGGTGAAGGGGGAACCCAGCGGGTTCCCCAGCACGGACTGCATCACCGCTCCGGCCGCGGCCAGCCCCGCTCCGGCGACGACAGCCGTCAGGACCTGGGGCAGACGGATGTTGAAGACAATCACGTCGAGCCGCCTGGAGACATGCTGCATCAGCAACGTCTGGAGCACCTCCACCGGCGGAATCCGCACCGCCCCCACCGAGACGGCGACGACCACCAGTGCGGCCAGCAGCACCACGCCAAGGAGGATCAGGCCGATCTTGACACCGATATAGCGGGTGTAGGCCGTCGGGACCGTTCCCTCTTCGAGATGCATCAGCCTCATCCCTCCGAGCAATACGACGTATACGTCATTATACCCTGCCTAGTTGCCGATCGCATCCAGATCCAGACGGGTGAAGACCAGATTCAGAAAGGATTCGTTCATCTTATCAAAGACCGGCCCGCCCACCAGGAATGTGTAGATCTCGTCGGCCTTGGCCACGGGATCGATATCGCTGAAGCGCTCCGGATAGAGCACGCTGCCCACGAAGTAGGCGTTGGCCAGGATGGAGCCGTAGTTTCTCGTATACCAGTTGTAGGGCAGCACCCCGTAGACCCTGTCTTCCAGAACCGCC comes from the Synergistales bacterium genome and includes:
- a CDS encoding iron ABC transporter permease, whose translation is MHLEEGTVPTAYTRYIGVKIGLILLGVVLLAALVVVAVSVGAVRIPPVEVLQTLLMQHVSRRLDVIVFNIRLPQVLTAVVAGAGLAAAGAVMQSVLGNPLGSPFTLGISQAAAFGAAFSVMVIGSGVMHSPGADAVTVVRPGMTTLAAFAMSMVATAVVILVARLRRGSPEVMILAGVALGSLFTAGTMFLQYFADDVQLAAMVFWTFGDVARADWGELAVIAAVTGAVTLYFVANAWNYNAIDAGDETAQGLGVHVRRVRLLGMLFASMVTAVVIAFVGIIGFVGLVCPHMVRRLIGDDNRFLLPGSCVMGGLLLLAADTTARLVMAPHVLPVAVLTSFVGAPVFLYLIVKGYRR